The proteins below come from a single Gloeocapsa sp. DLM2.Bin57 genomic window:
- a CDS encoding DUF4327 family protein, with protein MTKQVFHPMVKFQRKVASLVDANILKPTDNISKVALLYGDQWSYWKQELAEFGFSMHDPISEILMVEAWDED; from the coding sequence ATGACCAAACAAGTCTTTCACCCTATGGTGAAGTTCCAGCGTAAAGTAGCTTCACTGGTTGACGCCAACATCCTGAAACCAACCGATAATATCTCAAAAGTCGCTTTACTTTATGGCGATCAGTGGTCCTACTGGAAACAGGAACTAGCAGAGTTTGGCTTTTCCATGCACGATCCTATCAGCGAAATTTTAATGGTAGAAGCTTGGGACGAAGATTAA
- a CDS encoding HAD family phosphatase has protein sequence MAIKLLVLDIDGTIAGDNNQIRKPVKLAIKAAQKQNIKVTLATGRMYRSALPYYEQIETKLPLIAYNGAWIQNPDTQEKEHLPIGKEIALELLDYFESPAMNSYFGVHCYLEDQLYVKEITPSTQEYAERSQVAAIPVGDLRKILQVNPTKVLAIAHKPQMIKKCFPELKTRYSREKVHLTQSSHNLLEAMHPQVNKGKAVQYLAEKVLGIKPTEVMAIGDNFNDLEMLQYAGVSIAMGSAPDEIKKVAHWVAPDVEADGVAVAINKFLEKQNY, from the coding sequence ATGGCAATTAAATTATTAGTATTAGATATAGATGGCACGATCGCCGGAGACAATAATCAAATCAGAAAACCCGTCAAATTGGCGATCAAAGCTGCTCAAAAACAGAATATAAAAGTAACTCTAGCCACAGGGAGAATGTATCGTTCAGCTTTACCCTATTATGAGCAGATAGAGACTAAATTACCCCTGATCGCTTATAATGGAGCTTGGATTCAAAATCCTGATACTCAAGAAAAAGAACATTTACCTATAGGTAAAGAAATAGCTCTAGAATTACTCGACTACTTTGAGTCACCAGCGATGAACTCCTATTTTGGGGTTCATTGTTATTTAGAAGATCAACTCTACGTTAAAGAAATAACTCCATCTACTCAAGAATATGCTGAGAGATCGCAAGTTGCAGCTATACCCGTAGGAGATTTAAGGAAGATACTCCAAGTTAATCCTACCAAAGTCTTGGCGATCGCTCATAAGCCCCAGATGATTAAAAAATGTTTTCCCGAATTAAAAACTCGTTATAGCAGAGAAAAAGTACATCTAACCCAATCATCCCATAACCTCTTAGAAGCAATGCACCCCCAAGTCAATAAAGGTAAAGCAGTACAATATCTAGCGGAAAAAGTCCTAGGAATTAAACCAACAGAAGTAATGGCGATCGGGGATAATTTTAATGACCTAGAAATGTTACAATACGCAGGTGTAAGTATCGCTATGGGAAGTGCTCCCGATGAAATTAAAAAAGTTGCCCATTGGGTAGCACCAGACGTAGAAGCAGACGGAGTAGCAGTAGCGATTAATAAATTTCTAGAGAAACAAAATTACTAG
- a CDS encoding YdcF family protein encodes MSFLFLSKLLPVFLYPLGLSCVLLMMALILRWKRSRWTFVPVVTALAILLIASNDWVSSALVASLESRYPPLVDPPTAEAIVVLGGATKSVEPPRLMVNINEHGDRLFYAAHLYHTQRAPVIILAGGRISWQDGPGSSEAADMAILLEMLGVPREAMIEEPFSLNTHENAVNVQEILQETGIKRILLVTSAFHMPRSMAIFTKLGIEAIPAPTDFLVTRTYNYTFEDFILNLLPHANRLALTNLALKEYLGIVVYRLRGWL; translated from the coding sequence ATGAGTTTTCTGTTTCTCTCTAAACTGTTACCTGTTTTTTTGTATCCTTTGGGCTTATCTTGTGTATTATTAATGATGGCCTTAATTCTGAGGTGGAAACGTTCTCGTTGGACTTTTGTTCCTGTTGTTACTGCTTTAGCTATCTTATTAATTGCTAGTAATGATTGGGTAAGTAGTGCTTTGGTTGCTTCTCTAGAGTCAAGATACCCTCCTTTGGTTGATCCTCCTACCGCAGAGGCGATCGTGGTTTTAGGAGGTGCTACCAAAAGCGTTGAACCCCCTAGATTGATGGTGAATATTAATGAACACGGCGATCGCCTTTTTTATGCTGCACATCTCTATCATACTCAACGAGCACCTGTAATTATTTTGGCAGGGGGTAGAATCAGTTGGCAAGATGGTCCTGGAAGTTCCGAAGCTGCTGATATGGCTATTCTATTAGAGATGTTAGGTGTACCCCGTGAAGCGATGATTGAAGAACCTTTCTCACTTAATACCCATGAAAACGCGGTTAATGTCCAAGAAATTCTCCAAGAAACAGGAATTAAACGTATTTTACTAGTTACTTCTGCTTTTCATATGCCCCGTTCTATGGCTATTTTTACTAAACTAGGGATAGAGGCAATCCCCGCACCTACGGATTTTCTAGTCACTAGAACCTATAATTACACTTTCGAGGACTTTATTTTGAATCTCTTACCTCATGCTAATCGCCTCGCTTTAACTAATCTAGCCCTTAAAGAGTATCTAGGTATAGTTGTTTATCGGTTACGGGGTTGGTTATAA
- a CDS encoding serine/threonine phosphatase: protein MIIVCPHCQYTNPPEAEICEQCGTSLLEQPCFDCGTIVPFTEQNCPNCGAATGKTWWALILPPQKDNWQLTEYLDNDQRYQIITDLTSFHEDESVSVRVLDAKPLTLPDFQHSSIQVADEEATTSDSEPEEPIMTPLVELYLELRDKLPDLIPAIHDHWLDENGEYLLLEDRSKWQNIATIKNLPNLQILTYLKQMTGLWSEFSQQQLTRTFLDPDNLYLDEDECIVLQKVSENISEHDDNLANLGKLWQSLFASSEPSLQQLYQQLIEGEITTIAQLNATIEEIESQLDLTDYGLPSLNLAFQPDSQEQEEDEDDNEILGDPTEGDNLPTLVLPMQLLSITDVAITDIGHQREHNEDYYGIVTKTSKRENPHKIKYSSRGLYIVCDGMGGHAAGEVASRMAVETLQEYFEEHWIDKLPSEEVIRQGILLTNQKIYQENLQYGRSGSGRMGTTLVMALLQDTQGAIAHVGDSRIYHITRKRGLNQLTLDHAVAQQEVLCGVEPEIAYRRHDAYQLTQAIGPRDNSCVHPEIQFLDFKEDTILFLCSDGFSDNNFLETAAKNQLLSLTSSKANLEQELRQLLELGNQHNGHDNLTAVLVRVKVQPSLERI, encoded by the coding sequence ATGATTATAGTTTGCCCCCATTGTCAATACACCAATCCCCCTGAGGCTGAAATCTGCGAACAATGTGGTACTTCCCTACTTGAACAACCTTGTTTTGATTGTGGAACTATTGTACCTTTTACTGAGCAAAATTGTCCTAATTGTGGTGCAGCTACAGGTAAGACTTGGTGGGCGCTCATTCTCCCTCCTCAAAAAGACAATTGGCAATTGACAGAATATTTAGATAATGATCAGCGTTATCAAATTATCACAGATTTAACTTCTTTTCATGAAGACGAGTCTGTTTCTGTTAGAGTGCTTGATGCTAAACCTCTAACCCTTCCTGATTTTCAACATTCCTCTATTCAAGTTGCTGATGAGGAGGCAACTACTTCTGATTCTGAACCAGAAGAGCCTATAATGACTCCTTTAGTAGAATTATATCTTGAACTTAGAGATAAACTCCCCGATTTAATTCCCGCAATTCATGATCATTGGTTAGATGAAAATGGTGAATACTTACTCTTAGAAGATCGCTCCAAGTGGCAAAATATAGCTACTATCAAAAATTTGCCTAATCTGCAAATTCTTACCTATCTCAAGCAAATGACCGGTCTTTGGTCAGAATTTTCTCAACAACAACTGACTCGTACTTTTCTTGATCCTGACAATTTGTACCTTGATGAAGATGAATGTATTGTTCTCCAAAAAGTTAGTGAAAATATCTCAGAACATGATGATAATTTAGCTAATCTAGGTAAACTATGGCAAAGTTTATTTGCTAGTTCCGAACCATCCCTACAACAACTGTATCAACAATTAATTGAGGGAGAAATTACTACTATTGCTCAATTAAACGCCACTATAGAAGAAATTGAGTCACAGTTAGATTTGACAGATTATGGCTTACCTTCTCTTAATTTAGCTTTTCAACCAGATAGTCAGGAGCAAGAGGAGGATGAAGATGATAATGAAATTCTCGGCGATCCTACCGAAGGTGATAATCTTCCCACACTGGTTTTACCAATGCAGCTGTTGAGCATCACTGATGTTGCTATTACTGATATTGGTCACCAACGCGAGCATAATGAGGATTATTATGGCATCGTTACTAAAACTTCTAAACGAGAAAATCCCCACAAGATTAAATATAGCTCTCGCGGTTTATATATAGTATGTGATGGTATGGGAGGACACGCCGCGGGTGAAGTCGCTAGTCGCATGGCTGTGGAAACTTTACAAGAATATTTTGAAGAACATTGGATTGATAAACTTCCTAGTGAAGAAGTGATTCGTCAAGGTATCTTGTTAACTAATCAAAAAATTTATCAAGAGAATTTGCAGTATGGGCGTTCCGGAAGTGGTCGAATGGGAACTACCCTAGTTATGGCTCTCCTGCAAGATACCCAAGGGGCGATCGCTCACGTCGGAGATAGTCGGATCTATCATATTACTCGTAAACGGGGTCTCAATCAATTAACTCTTGACCACGCTGTAGCTCAACAAGAAGTTTTATGTGGAGTTGAGCCTGAGATTGCTTATCGGCGTCATGATGCCTATCAACTTACTCAAGCGATTGGACCTAGAGATAATAGTTGTGTTCATCCTGAAATTCAGTTTCTAGACTTTAAAGAGGATACAATCTTATTTTTGTGCTCCGATGGTTTTTCCGATAATAATTTTCTTGAAACTGCGGCTAAAAATCAGCTGTTATCTTTAACTAGTTCTAAAGCTAATCTAGAACAAGAACTCAGACAACTTCTAGAACTCGGTAATCAACATAATGGTCATGACAATCTGACTGCTGTTTTGGTCAGAGTTAAGGTACAACCATCCTTAGAAAGAATCTAA
- a CDS encoding peptidase S8 and S53 subtilisin kexin sedolisin, translating to MSKKWRFIVISFLGFSLILPGLALDTSISRTGINASKLHQPPYNLTGRKIAIGQVEIGRPAKLGWDKPANRLPLQVAGVFERDRPAQPNKGLDSHAQMVAMVMISQDKLLPGVAPDALLYSGAIATVKGGAQAEECLTTQTIATQNNTDVRAINFSFGESLEQDSREEAKLDGNALLTQCIDWSARVHNTLYVIAGNQGRGGIPIPTDNYNGITTAYSRKEENQYTKVDFSNLSRRPEGIARRLISREINTGIRRGISLIAPGHQLTVYNLQGKRETVSGTSFAAPQITATVALLQEYGDRQLAQQEPNWTIASRRPEVMKAVLLNSADKIKDSGDGRFLGMERTTLSKHNRTWLESDAYHSERIPLDLEMGTGHLNVYRAYQQFSAKQWQPTAAVPTRGWNYGEVSRGEDQDYLIDEPLEGGSYASITLTWNRWVELRDTNQNGQYDIGESFRDRGLNNLDLYLIAVDSEEITVCASTSIHDSVEHIFCPIPTTGRYKIRVSYISQINYPEQAYALAWWTKGNQDNGN from the coding sequence ATGAGCAAAAAATGGCGATTCATTGTTATTAGTTTCTTAGGATTTAGTCTAATTTTACCAGGATTAGCCCTAGATACATCTATTAGCAGAACAGGTATTAACGCAAGTAAACTACATCAGCCTCCTTATAATTTAACGGGGCGTAAAATTGCCATCGGACAGGTGGAAATTGGCAGACCTGCTAAACTAGGTTGGGATAAGCCCGCTAATCGCTTACCTTTACAGGTAGCGGGAGTATTTGAACGAGATCGCCCGGCTCAACCGAATAAGGGATTAGATAGTCACGCACAAATGGTAGCGATGGTGATGATTAGTCAAGATAAACTCCTACCTGGAGTAGCTCCCGATGCGCTATTATATTCAGGAGCGATCGCTACTGTCAAAGGTGGTGCACAAGCCGAAGAATGTCTAACGACTCAAACTATTGCAACACAAAATAATACTGACGTCCGAGCGATTAATTTTAGCTTCGGTGAATCCCTAGAGCAAGATAGTAGAGAAGAGGCTAAACTAGACGGGAATGCACTATTAACTCAGTGTATCGATTGGTCAGCCAGGGTTCATAACACCCTCTACGTCATAGCAGGGAATCAAGGTAGAGGAGGAATACCAATACCAACAGACAATTATAATGGAATTACTACAGCTTACTCAAGAAAAGAAGAAAACCAATATACCAAAGTAGATTTTTCTAATTTAAGCAGAAGACCAGAAGGAATCGCCAGACGTCTAATCAGCCGAGAAATTAATACAGGAATAAGAAGGGGAATAAGTCTAATCGCACCAGGACACCAATTAACGGTATATAATCTGCAAGGGAAAAGAGAAACAGTATCAGGGACAAGTTTTGCAGCACCCCAGATCACAGCAACAGTAGCACTATTACAAGAATATGGCGATCGCCAATTAGCCCAACAAGAACCCAATTGGACAATAGCATCAAGACGTCCTGAAGTGATGAAAGCAGTGTTATTAAATTCAGCAGATAAAATCAAAGACTCTGGAGATGGTCGCTTCTTGGGGATGGAGAGAACAACCCTTAGTAAACATAATCGCACTTGGCTAGAATCAGATGCTTATCATAGTGAAAGAATACCCCTAGACCTAGAAATGGGTACAGGACATCTCAACGTCTATCGCGCTTATCAACAGTTTAGCGCTAAACAATGGCAACCAACAGCAGCAGTACCTACTAGAGGTTGGAATTACGGAGAGGTAAGTAGAGGAGAGGACCAAGATTATCTCATCGATGAACCTCTAGAAGGTGGTAGTTACGCTTCGATTACTTTAACTTGGAATCGTTGGGTAGAATTAAGAGACACTAACCAGAATGGACAATATGATATCGGAGAAAGTTTTCGCGATCGCGGTTTAAATAATTTAGACTTATATCTAATTGCTGTGGATAGCGAAGAAATAACTGTATGCGCTTCCACCAGTATCCATGACAGCGTCGAACATATTTTTTGTCCAATTCCCACCACAGGACGTTATAAAATTCGAGTATCCTATATAAGTCAGATTAATTATCCCGAGCAAGCCTACGCTTTAGCTTGGTGGACTAAAGGAAATCAAGATAATGGCAATTAA
- a CDS encoding metal ABC transporter permease has product MRNAITAGILVSIACGMIGSLVVINRIVFISGGIAHAAYGGIGLGYFMSFNPVVGAIFFALLSALGMGWVERKLQQRADTIIGVMWAIGMAVGIILIDLTQGYKAGLDSYLFGSILAVPRQDLIIMFILDLIIVVFLALFYKELLAISYDSVYATTRNVPVNTIYLLLVAAIALTVVMVMQIVGLIMVIALLTIPGAIASQMVKELKQMMLIASILGIIFNLVGLYLSYVFNLTSGATIILVAGITYLISLALPKLTRK; this is encoded by the coding sequence ATGATAGGTTCACTAGTAGTGATTAATCGCATTGTTTTTATTAGTGGTGGTATAGCTCATGCAGCTTATGGAGGGATTGGGTTAGGTTACTTTATGAGTTTTAATCCCGTAGTGGGGGCAATATTTTTTGCGCTGTTATCAGCTCTGGGAATGGGCTGGGTAGAGCGTAAATTACAACAACGGGCTGATACAATTATTGGGGTAATGTGGGCGATCGGGATGGCGGTGGGAATCATTCTCATTGATTTAACCCAGGGTTATAAAGCAGGTTTAGATAGTTATTTATTTGGTAGTATTCTAGCTGTGCCAAGACAAGATTTAATCATTATGTTCATTTTGGACCTAATTATTGTGGTGTTTTTGGCGCTATTTTATAAAGAATTATTGGCAATTTCTTATGACTCGGTTTACGCTACCACGCGCAATGTACCTGTTAATACTATCTATTTATTATTAGTAGCAGCGATCGCCCTTACGGTAGTCATGGTTATGCAGATAGTGGGGTTAATTATGGTTATCGCTTTATTAACTATTCCAGGAGCGATCGCCAGTCAAATGGTTAAAGAGCTTAAACAAATGATGTTGATTGCTAGTATCCTAGGTATTATTTTTAATCTAGTTGGACTATATCTCTCTTATGTGTTTAATCTTACTTCAGGTGCAACAATTATTCTAGTAGCGGGAATAACTTATCTGATTAGTTTAGCTTTACCGAAATTAACAAGAAAGTGA
- the fabG gene encoding 3-oxoacyl-ACP reductase FabG produces MQGKQVLLTGGTGGLGLGVTPTLLAQGAKLTIPYQGEKGIKRLKERLSATEFERIRFIQTDLSQESSVEQLVNDLGRVDVLVHLVGGFTMGATHEFSFSDWKSSFSLNLDTTFLVCKHCLRLMRQQGSGRIITIGSRAAIDPAAQLAAYSAAKAGVVALTKAIAAETQDLDITANVILPGVIDTPGNREAMGTQQADQWTKPESIGNVIAFLASDGAKDLTGSILPM; encoded by the coding sequence ATGCAAGGTAAACAAGTTTTATTAACTGGAGGAACAGGCGGTTTAGGTTTAGGAGTTACTCCTACTCTGTTAGCCCAAGGCGCAAAACTAACTATACCCTATCAAGGAGAAAAAGGCATTAAAAGGCTCAAAGAAAGACTCTCAGCGACAGAATTTGAGCGTATTCGCTTTATTCAGACAGATTTGAGTCAAGAAAGTTCAGTAGAACAACTAGTCAATGATTTAGGGAGAGTAGATGTTTTAGTTCATCTAGTCGGGGGTTTTACCATGGGGGCAACTCACGAGTTTAGTTTTAGCGATTGGAAAAGTTCTTTTAGTTTGAATCTAGATACAACCTTTTTGGTTTGTAAACATTGTTTAAGATTAATGCGTCAACAAGGCTCTGGTAGGATTATTACTATAGGCTCAAGAGCAGCGATAGATCCTGCCGCGCAACTAGCCGCCTATTCAGCAGCTAAAGCAGGGGTAGTAGCCTTAACCAAGGCGATCGCCGCCGAAACCCAAGATTTAGATATCACCGCTAACGTGATTTTACCTGGGGTTATTGATACTCCTGGCAATCGAGAAGCCATGGGAACTCAACAAGCAGATCAATGGACTAAACCTGAGTCAATCGGTAATGTTATTGCTTTTTTAGCTTCTGATGGAGCAAAAGATCTGACAGGATCAATATTACCTATGTAA